In Papaver somniferum cultivar HN1 chromosome 1, ASM357369v1, whole genome shotgun sequence, a genomic segment contains:
- the LOC113326858 gene encoding protein EPIDERMAL PATTERNING FACTOR 2-like: protein MKNGISYGSYTALLAAIFFSVFAVGRSLRLTHEMSTASLNTNGEGGRGDQSYIIPKKLGVNNKEEVAVEMYPTEGSSLPDCSHACGPCFSCTRVMVSFRCASTEYCPVVYRCMCKGRYYHVPSN from the exons atgaagaacgGCATTTCATATGGATCGTATACTGCACTTCTTGCTGCAATATTCTTTTCGGTTTTTGCGGTTGGTCGAAGTCTTCGTTTAACACATG AAATGTCGACAGCGAGCTTGAATACTAACGGTGAAGGAGGCAGAGGAGATCAATCTTATATTATCCCCAAG aAATTAGGGGTCAATAACAAGGAAGAAGTAGCAGTGGAAATGTACCCGACCGAAGGTTCAAGTTTACCGGACTGTTCCCATGCCTGCGGACCATGCTTTTCATGCACAAGGGTGATGGTGAGCTTTCGATGTGCCTCTACCGAGTATTGCCCTGTTGTCTACCGTTGCATGTGTAAAGGAAGATACTATCACGTCCCTTCCAACTGA